In the Longimicrobiales bacterium genome, CAGGGCGAGAATTGAAGGACCAATATCGCAGCGGTCCGGGGATGTGTCAGGTTAGTGGACGTCCTCGCCCCAATGGCGGTGCCTAGCTCCACACCTCGCCGAACAACCGAACGAAGTTGGTCCCCAGCACCTTCTCGATCACCCGGTCGGCATGCCCGCGCGCCGCCATCATGTCCGCGATCGTCTCCATTCGTCGCGGCGTATTAAGATCCGGGACATAGGGGACCGTGTCCTCACGAGGCGCCGCGATCCCAGCTGCGGAGCGTTGGGCCGAAACGGCATCGAACCGGCTAGGGAAGTCACCGCTGACATCGAGCGGAACGATGCCCTGGTCGCTCCCGATGCCCACGTGGTCCTCGCCGCACACATCTAGAGCGTGGTCGATGTGGTCCATGAAGTCTGAGGCCGTGGGCGGGCCGGCGGGGTTCAGGAACGGCATGAGGTAGACGCCGAACACTCCGCCGCCGTCCGCCGTCTCACGCATCGTCGCGTCGTCCTTGCTGCGTGGGTGATCGAACACCGCTTTACACCCGGAGTGTGTGATGGAAACCGGTCCCGTCGCCGCACGGATGCCGTCGATGGTTGTCTGCGGGCCGCAGTGTGAAAAGTCGAGCAAGATGCCCAACGCCTCCATGCGCGCCACCGCTTCCCGTCCCAGGTCGGTCAGACCGCTGTCGTTGGGCGCGAGACAGCCGGTACCGATCTTGTTCTGCACGTTGTATGTCGGCTGGACGATGCGGAGGCCCATCTCGTAGAACCGGTCAAGCCGGTCCAGGTCGTCTTCGAACGGAACACCGTCTTGGAAGCCGAAGACGAGGCCGAGTCGGCCCGACCCTTTCGCGGCTCGGATGTCTCCCACGGTGGTAGCGACCGAGAGCACGTCGGAACTCCGTTCGGCCTCTGCCATCCATGCTTCCATTTTGGCGGCAGTCGCCTCGAGGGCGGATTGGTTCTCGGTAGGGCGCGCGTTCACCGTGATGTTCACTGCGGTGATCCCTGATCCACGTACTGCGTTCAGAGCGGCGTTACTGAGCGGAAGCCCTTCCTGCGGGATGTTGAACTGGATCGGACCCGCGAGGGCGTCGACCACGATGGCGTCCCCGTATCCGGGCCAGAGGGGTGAATGGCGCACCCCACCGAATCGGTCCCAATCGATGGTGGTCGCCAACCCTGGTGTGAGCGCTGCTGTCCCGGCCAGCCGAACGAAGTCGCGACGTTCCATTGGACTCCCTCAGTTCCCTCCGTCTGCCGCTGCGTCTGCGCGGAACAGAGGGAAGAGTTCGTTCAGCAGTCGAGTTGTGATCGCGACGCGTAGTCCGTTCGAGTCCGGTCCAGTCTCGTCCAGTCCGACCGTGTTCAAAGCGGAGATGGCCCCGATCTTCGCGATCGGATCGAAGTACATGTACGAGAGGAAGCCACGCTGGCTGCCGGTGTGACCGACCACTTGATGCCCGTCCTGCTCATAGAGAAAGAACGACAGCCCCATCGAAGACGTCCCGTAGGGAGAGTCACCAATCGGCACGACGTCGTTCCACATCTCTTGGAGGGAATTGCGGGAGAGAACGGCGTCGTAGTCGCTGCCTTCAAGGCGTGAGCCCATAAGGAATGCGAGGTATCGCCCCATGTCGCCCAGAGGGGCGTTCAGCCCACCGTTCGCCACCGTGATTCCCGTGTTGAAGTCCAAGCCGCCCGCGGTCACCTGGTCTTCCGCCACGAAGTAGTGGTTCGATCGAAAGCGCAGCAGGCCCCATGGTGTCGCGTCGAAATACGTTCGGCGCATGCCTAAGGGGCGGAAGATGTTTTTGTCGATGTACGCCTCGTAGACGTCGCCGCTCACATACTCGATGACCTTGCCCAGGAAGATGATCCCCGGGTTCGAGTAGCTGAACTTCGACCCCGGCTCGAATTCGATCTCTGTGTAGGGGATCATCGAAACGAGCTGACTCCACTCGGTCGGCTCATGCGGCTGCCAGTCCTCACCCCCCGCGAACGGCCAGGTGCCGGCACGGAAGCCGGCGGAGTGGCTCATGAGATGACGGATCGTGATGTTGTCCATTGAGCCGTACTCGTTGTGCACCTCGCGCAGCTCGGGCACGTATTTCGTGATCGGGTCATCCAGGCTGATCAAGCCCCGATCACGGAGCTGCATGATGCCGATGGCGGTGAACGTCTTCGTGATCGAAGCCCAGTGGTAGATCGTCGATCGGTCTACTGGGTGGCCTTCCGACAGATTCGCTGAGCCTTCGGTCTCGAATTTGGTGAGTTCTCCGTCCACGATCAGGGCTAGAGAGGCCCCGACGATGCCTTCCTCTTCGACGGTCGATTCCCACTGCATCACGATGTCGGTCCACACAGAATCAGCGCCGGCTGGTGCCTGCCCGAGGGCGGGCGTAACCGCGACGAGAGCTAGGCCGAGAGGTATCGCGGTGAACGACGCGGATGAAGCGAGACGACGAGCGAGCATGTGGACCTCAGTTGTGTGGATTGCCTCCGCAATGTGCCCATCAAGCCCACGCTCGCGAAAGCCGGGAACCGCCGCCTTGCCGCCGATGAGTCGGTGAAGCGATTCTTCAGGTCTGTTCACTCGCCAACCGAGCTCGGGAAGATCATGAGACGCGTTTCTTATCTGTTGATGGCTGCTCTCGCTGTTTTCGCCGGTACTGTCGGAGCCCAGCAGGATCCGCACATGGCCAAAGCCATGCGGGTACTGTCTTCGACGCCCCTCATCGACGGCCATAACGATCTCCCTTGGGCGATCCGCCAGAGTGAGGTCGCACCCCACGATGTGGAGGCTCTTGAGCATGACCTTCGAGGAAGCACGCCGTTCCATACCGACATCGACCGCCTTCGTGCTGGGAAGGTCGGCGCGCAGTTCTGGTCTGTGTATATCCCGTTCGAGGCGGAGGCTGAAGGCGCCGCCAAGGTTCAGCTCGAGCAGATCGACATCGCCCTTCAAATCGTCGACAAGTATCCCGACGTCTTCGAACTCGCTCTGGATGCTTCCGATGTGAATCGGATCTTCGGTTCCGGCAAGATCGCTTCCATGCTCGGCATGGAGGGCGGACACGCCATCGAGAACTCACTCGGGACGCTACGCGCGTTCTACGCGATGGGCGTCCGCTATATGACGCTTACGCACAACGGCACCTTGGACTGGGCCGATGCGGGTAGCGATGAAGCGCGGCACGGCGGACTCAGCGACTTCGGGGAAGAGGTCGTCCGTGAGATGAACCGAATGGGGATGCTGGTCGATCTCGCGCACACATCACCCGCCACGATGAACGACGCGCTCGACGTCGCGGAGGCACCTGTCATCTGGTCGCATGCGGATGCACGGGGTGTGCACGACCACTCGCGGAACGTGCCAGATCAGGTCCTGCGCCGCCTGCCGGAGAACGGCGGCGTGGTCATGGTCACCTTCGTCCCGTCCTTTCTCACGGATCAGCCGGAAGCCACGATTGCTGACGTCGCCGACCACATCGACCACGTCGCGGCGGTCGCGGGAATGGACCACGTCGGGATCGGGTCCGACTTCGATGGTATCACCAGCACACCGGTCGGCCTGGAAGACGTATCCACCTACCCGATGCTTTTCGCAGAGCTGTCACGGCGCGGATGGACTGAAGATGACCTCAGAAAGCTCGCCGGAGAAAACGTCCTGCGTGCTTGGCAGGAAGCCGAAACAACGGCCCGCCGCCTGCAGTTGGAGCGTCCCCCGTCCATGGCGACCATCGGTGCAAACGGCGGCATCAGCCACTAAGGAGAGACGATGACCAAGCTTCCTCGCCCTGAGTACAGCGAGTACAACGAGTACTACCGGCAGTATGTGGCACTCGTCCCCGACGGCGACATCGCGGTCACACTTCGCGATCAACTAGAGGAGACGATCACCGTTCTCGAAGGCATCACGCCCGAACGCGAGACGTTCCGTTACGCGGAGGGAAAGTGGAATATCCGCGAGGTGATCACCCACCTCATGGATACCGAGCGTGTGTTCGCGTTCCGGGCTCTGACCATGGCCAGGGAGGACGGTGTCACTCTTCCGGGGATGGACCAGAACGAGTGGACGGTGCGTTCGAACGGTGGAGATCGACCCCTCGCGGACTTGATCGAGGAGTGGGTCGCGGTGCGGCGTGCCAACGTGCATCTGTTCGCCTCCTTCGACGGGGAGACGGGTGCGCGGACCGGGATCGCGAGCGATAGCGAAATCACCGTGCGTGCGCTTCCATGGCTGATCGCCGGGCACGAACTGTGGCATCGTGGGCTCATTTCAGAGCACTACGTGGAGAAGTCGATGTGAGTGAGGAAAAGGTCGGGGCGGACAACGCCGGAAGGGACGACTCACGAAGCGCTTTGCGGCGGCGGGACCGAGGCAAGGATGAACCGTGGGTCAGGGACTTCATGATCCAGGCGCCCGCCGGATTCATGGCGACAGTGGGGGAGGACGGGCAGCCGTTCCTCAACTCGAACCTGTACTTCTACGATCAAGAACGGCACTGCATCTACCTCCACACACACCGCTCAGGGAAGACGCGCGACAATGTGGAACAGGTGCAGAAGGTCGCGTTCAGTGTCGCCGCCATGGGTCGGTTTCTGCCGGCTCCGGAGGCGCTCGAATTCTCGGTGGAATACGCCGGCGTCGTGGCGTTCGGCATAGGGACTATCGTCGAGGACGCGGGCGAATGTCGATTCGCTCTTCAGGCGATTCTCGACAAATACGCTCCTCACCTGACCCCGGGTGAGGACTACCGTCCGACGACGGATGACGAGCTCAAACGCACGGCCGTATTCCGGATCGACATCGAGACGTGGAGCGGAAAACAAAAAGAGGTCGAAGAGGACTTCCCGGGTGCATACGCACTGCCGGAGCTGGTCGTACCGTTCCCAGTCAGATTGGAGCAGCCTCCCGAGTGACTTCGGAGAGAGCTAACAAGCAGCGGCTGGAGCGTGGCAGGCTGAGATCATGACCCCTCGCCTCTGGGCCGTTTCAGCGACAGTTGTCGTTCTGGGTGTTCTCTCCGCCCAGGCCTCCACGGGAGGAGCCCGTCGAACAGCCGCGACCCTGAAGATGTCGGCGGCCACGGGTTATGTGCTTCTCGCCCTGTGGGTCGGGGCGGCCGAGTCGTCCTTCGGGCGTGTAATGCTGGCCGGCTTCGCCCTGTGCTGGATTGGTGACCTCCTCCTCCTCGTGCCCGGACGTGGACAAGCTTTTCTATGCGGTCTGGCCGCCTTCCTCTTAGGACACCTCGCCTACGCGACGGCATTCGCTTCGCTCGGTTTCCAAGTGCAATGGGCCGTGGCGGCGTTCGTTCTTGCCGTCCCCACGGCTCTGTGGATCCACACCTGGCTCATCAGCAGCCAACTCACGCCACGGATGATCTGGCCGGTTCGCGCCTACATCGTCGCCATCTCGCTCATGTTGGTGATGGCCGCGAGCGCGTTTGGAGCAGGGGCACCCTTGCTGGTGCCCGTTGGAGCCGCTGCCTTTATGGCATCAGACGTCTTCGTCGCTCGCGAGAGGTTCGTGCAGCCAGATCCACTGAACACGGGTGTGGGCCTTCCACTCTACTTTCTTGCTCAGGTGCTGTTTGCGCTCGGGCTCTAGGGCCCGAGGCAGCAACCTCCGTGAGACGGGTGTCTCTTGAGCAAAAGGGATTTCCTCGACTTGTACAGACAGGACCATCCTTGGCCGCCTCCTAATCTTCCAGCCCACGTCCATGCTACGTAGCACCGTCCTTCTTCTGGCCTTATTCGGGATCGCATCTCCGCTGTCCGCACAGGTAATCGGTGGAGCCGAGAGGACTCCGGTCGATCCGCTGTCGCTCCCACGCCCCGTGATGACGGCCTTGAAGATCGAAGGTGGAATTAACATCGACGGCCGGCTGGACGATGCCGCTTGGGCTCGCGCGACCCCGACGTCCGAGACGTGGATCCAGATCACCCCAGAGCCTGGAATGCCTGCGTCCGAGTCGACGGTGGTCAGGATCCTCTACGATGACGACAAGCTCTATATCGGGGCTGTCATGCACGACTCGAACGTCGGCGCCTTGAGCGTACCGGGGCTCGAGCAGGACTTCGATACGCCGAACTCGGACATCTTTGGCTTCGCGCTGGACACCTATCACGACAGGCAGAACGGCTTCGTATTCGCGGTGAACCCGGCCGGCGCGATGTTCGACGCTCAGGCGTTCGACGACCAGCGGTCCATCACTCGGGCCTGGGAAGGCATTACGGAGGTTCGCACCACGATCAACGACTCGAGCTGGATCGCAGAAATCGCGATCCCGTTTGCCACGCTCCGGTTCAACCCGACCCAAGGGCCGCAGACGTGGGGGCTCAACTTCTCTCGGAGGCTTCGCCGGAAGAACGAAGATTCCATGTGGGCAGCGGTGCCGCTTCAGTTCCGCGTCTACAAGTTCTCGATGGCGGGCACATTGGAAGGACTGAGAGACTTGCCTGCGGGTCGAAATCTCTGGGTTAAGCCCTATGTGCTGGGCGATTGGATCACCGGGCCCGCAGTGGTTGAGGAAGGGAGCGAAGGAGCGGTCGGACTCGATCTGAAGTGGGGGGTCACCCCGAAGCTCACACTCGACCTCACCGCGAATACCGACTTCAGTCAGGTCGAAGTCGATGCGGAGCAGGTGAACCTCACGCGCTTTTCTCTGTTCTTTCCCGAAAAGCGTGACTTCTTTTTGGAGAACGAGGGCACTTTTGCCTTCGAGGACGTGAGCGTCAGGAACTTCCGCACGGGCAGCTCGAATCGAAAATTCCGGCTCTTTCATTCGCGCAGGATCGGACTTTCGCCGAGTCGCGAGCCGCTCCCGATTCTCGCAGGGGCGCGGATGACGGGGAGGATCGGAGAGCAATGGGAGGTCGGCCTGATCAACATGCAGACCCGGTCGGTTCTCGGTCCTGAAGACGGGGCCTCCTTCGACGCCGAGAATTTCTCGGTCGCGCGGGTGAAGCGTCACTTGTCGGGTGGCTCCAACATCGGCGCAATGTTCGTAAACCGGCAGTCCACAGGACTTTCGGGGCGGCCCGCGGAATTCAACCGCGCCTATGGCATCGATGGCAACTTCAATGTTCTCCCCACGCTCGTGGTGTCGGCCTATGCGGCTCGGACAGACGAGTCGGCGCCTTCCGGGGACGACAAGAACGTCGCGATGGTGCAGGCCGCGTGGCGCAGCGCCGTATTCAACTCCTCGTTCTTGTTCAAGCATGTCGGAGACGGATTCAACCCAGGCACGGGCTTCATCGATCGGACGGCGATCCGTCGCTACTACGGGACGGTTGGGTTCCATCCGAAGGTCCGTAAGAGCGGGATCTTGGAGATCAACCCGTACTTCGACGTCGACGCGTATACGACTCTGGACGGATCGCTGGAGACGCGCACGCTCACGCCGGGTGTGCAGGTCAGCCTTATGAACGGTGGGTCGCTCACAATGGACTACGCCGATCACTACGAGCAGCTCTTTGCGACGACGAGCATTGCGGGTGCGAGTCTCGCGGCGGGCGAATACCGGTGGCGGGCTCCGAGCATGAATCTGATGACTGCCGGGAACAAGGCTCTGTCCGGACGAGTCTCCTTCTCGAAAGGTGACTTCTACGACGGCGAACGCACCTCGGTCTCATTCCAAGGCCTATATCGCCCTAATGAGCACTTCTCGCTGCGGCTCTCCGCCCAGCACAACGACCTCAAGCTCGGTGGCACCGACTTCACCGCGGATCTGTTCAGCGGCCAGCTCCGGTACGCGAAGGACACCCGCACTTTCCTCATGGGCTTCGTTCAGTACAACGAAGCGACGGAGGAGATGGTCACGAACGTGCGCTTCAATCTGATCCACGCGCCCCTGTCCGATCTCTTTCTGGTGTTCACGGAGAGAAGGTCACTGGCCGGAGGGGTGACGACACCGGTCCTCGAGCGCGGGATCACGCTCAAGTTCACGAAGCTGTTCGCGTTCTAGGTCAGCGTTGTCCCGCGTGCTTGGCCGCTAGGGCCGCGAGCCCGAGATCGATCTCCTTCCGCGACACCCACCGTCCGCGGACCATCACACCCACGCGATCTGTCAGGTTCTCGAGGTCGTCCATCGGATTCGAACCCAACAGGACCAGATCGGCGCGCTGGCCAGCGGCCACGGTACCGAATGACCCATCCAACTCGAGATGGTCGGCCACGTACTTCCCCACCCAAGCCGTCCCACTCTTCAGGATTTCGTAGTTCGAGATGCCGGCCTCGGCCACGACTTGCAGTTCACGGTGAAGGGCATATCCGGGCACGTTGAACATCTGCGGTGAATCCGTGCCCATCAGGATGCCTGCGCCGGCGTCTGAGAGCCCCTTGAGGACCTGCTTTCTGAGCGCCAGGTAGGCGGCCACCTCTTCCTCGCCGCCTCGCGCATTCCCCTCCGACTGACGACGCCAGGCATCGCGTTGACTCTGAGACACGTACTTCATCTCTGGCTGTGACAAAATGGCGTCCGCGTCAGGGAAGCCATACAGGTTCTCCCACAGGTACATCGTCGGGACGACGTAGACGTCGTTGTCGATCGTGAGCTGGACGATCTCCGCGAGTTTGCCCTCGTCCACACCTTCCACGAGCCCGCCCAGACTGATGGTTCCTGCGTTCACTTGGGCCTGAACGTTGTCGGACGCGATGGCCTGCACGTAGCCGTCTAGGTGATCCACAGTCGACATGCCTGTTTCGATCGCATGCACGAGCCCGACATCAGCCGGCACGTGTCCGCCAAAGGTCAGGTTCACTTCCTCGGCGACCTCGGCCATTCTGTCCCACGCGTCGAGCGGGATGCCAGGGTGGATCTTCATGAGGTCATACCCGCTCTCCTTGGCCGCTCGGATCAGGCCTTCGGCGGCTTCGGCGGTCGGTGCCGTGGTCCCGTTCAAGGAGGGAGCGGCTACGTAGAAGTTCGGGCCCAGGAGTTGACTCTGTTCGAGCTCGTCGGCCAGCGGGATCTGGTAGTCCGAGCCCAGCATGCCTCGGATCGTCGTGATGCCATTCGCGACATACAGAAACAGAAGGTCCTCGACTGCGTCCCTGGGGGGATTGTCGCCGGGGGGCACGTGGGCGTGCATCTCGGCGAGTCCGGGCATGAGGTACTGGTCGGTCCCGTCGATGACCGTAGCGCCCCTTCCAAGCATCACGTCGCCTGCCGCACCAACTTCGGTGATGCGCCCATCCACCACGACAACTGTTTGGTCGGCTAGGACCGTCTCCGCTGTCATCGGCAGGACATTCACGTGGGTGAAGGCGATTGTTCCAGGCGCTGCCTGGGCAGCGTCTTCACAGCCCATGAACACGATTGCTGCCAGCAGCGTGAATCGACGAATGATCATTATCCCAGAACCCCCTACTAGATTTCTATGCTCAGACAGAGGCCCAACATCGGCGTCTGGACGGGATCGGACCAGCACTCTTTCCACGCGATTTCGATGACGAATATGCGATCCAGAATTTCTCTCATGTTGTTCGCGCTCCTGTTTGGTTTTTCCGGGGCTTCTGCGCAGGAACCGTCCATGCCGGATCATCCCGCGCTCCAAGAGGCGTATCTCGCCTGGGACCGGGGTGACTATCCGGATGCACTACGCGGTTATCTGGACGTCCTTAAGGGTGCAGAGGGAGTGGCGCACTTGGAGGAAATCGCTCGCCTTACCGGAGAGGTGTTCAAGGTCACCGAAGTCGCCCCGGATGGTGCGGGCGTCACGGTCTCGCCTGATGGGCGTTTCGGGACCTACAGGGCCGCAGGGCCGGCCGGCCCCGTGACGAAGCTCGTGGACCTCGCGACGGGCGAAGTCGTACGCGAGGTCGTAGGTGGCTCCACCGTGCTCGGCCCCAACGGCACCAGTGCAACGATTCGCGTTGAGGATACACCAGCGGTCTTGGCTGCTCGGCAGGCTGAGACAACCGCGCAGGGAAGGGCCGGTCGCATGCGCGCTCAGACGGCTACGGCTTGGGAAGAAGCCAAGGCGGGGACTGTAGTGCTCACCACGAACAGCGGGGACCGCAGCATCGACCTAGGCGGCCGCGCCCCTGTCCAGATGACGTTCGCGGCAGAGTCCGGCGACCTCTTCGTGGTGGCATCACCAGCGGATGATGCCAGGAGCACCTCGGTCTTCTGGGTCACATCGAGCCGTGTGACCCAGATCGACTTCGGTGTCGGCATTCGTAGCCTCCTCGTATCGGCTGACGGAAGCACCCTAGTCGGCGTCCTTGAGAATGCGGTGGCCGGTCTCTCCCGAGGAGGGCACCCAGTCATGCTTCCGGGAGCTTCGAACGTGTCGCTCTCCGCAAGTGGTGTCTTGGCGTTCACCCGTCAGAATGGAACCAACACCACTGTTCATGTGATCGATCTCGGCGCGGACGAGTCAGCACCTCGATCCGTATTCGAGACCGAGAAGCGGATACAGAATCCTCAGGTGTCGCCTGATGGCGCTCACGTCGCGTTCGAGTTGATGGATCTTCACGACTGGGAGATCTGGGTGGCCGCATCGGACGGGAGCGGTGACCGCCGTTTGTCCATGGAAATTCAGCACGACCGGCGCCTCCGGTGGGTCGATGCCGAGCACATCATGGCAGCCAAGGGAGAGGGGCGGCACATGCGCTCCTACTTGTATGACCTCAGCGGGAGTGAGCCGCTCAAGCTCTTCCACAACAACTCCGTTCGGACCATCGCGCCGGAGTACGAGTGGGCGGTTGCTCCGGGTTCCGGGAAGATCTTGATGATCGCGGAGCGCGACGGTGACACGGTGTCTCCGGAACGTGGGGTGTATCTCCTCGACCTAAATACCCGAGTTGAGCAGGCTGATGTAGAGGCCCGCCTCGAGACCGCCCTAGCGAACGAAGTGGACCTCCGTCTAAGGGGGGAGGCGACGTTCGCCCCGATCGCTGCGGACGTCACGCGGGTCACTCAGCAGATCTCGACAGGAAGAATCTTCCAGTACGCACGGGACGTGTACGGCTTTGGATCCAAGCACGTGACGCAGCCGGGCAACGCACTGGCCATCGCGTACTACGCGGAGAAGCTCCGCTCATTCGGATATGAGCCCGAACTCGAGTGGTTCGAGGGTCGTGGGCAGCGGACCGCCAACGTGATCGTGCGGATACCTGGCACGGTGGATCCAGATCTGGTCTATGTCGCGAGCAGCCATTTCGACTCTACCGTGCGGGGCCCAGGTGCTGACGACGATTCGTCTGGAGCGACTGCACTCCTCGAGGTCGCGAGAGTCCTGAAGGACCATCCTATGCCGTCGACCATCGAGCTTGCCTTCTTCACCGGCGAGGAAGCGGGTCTTCTGGGTAGCCGTGAGTATGTCCGGCGTGCCGTCGCGAGCGGAAAGCGCATCGTTGGCGCCCTGAACAACGACATGGTCGGGTGGAAGAACGACCACCGACTCGACAACACGATCCGATACTCCAATCCCGGGATTCGGGACATCCAGCATGCCGCGGCGATGCAGTTCAGTGACCTGATCACCTACGACGCGCTGTACTACAAGAGCACCGACGCTGCCGCCTACTATGAGGCGTATGGAGACATCGTCGGTGGAATCGGCTCGTACCCGGTTCTGGGCAACCCGCACTACCACCAGTGGACTGATCGTCTCGAGACGATCAGTCAGCAGCTCGTCGCGGAGGTCTCCAAAACGACCGCCGCCACGCTCATGCTTTTAGCATCGAGTCCCGCACGACTCACCGGTATGGTCGTGGATGGCGAGTCGGTTACATGGGATGCATCACCCGAGTCCGACATCGCGCACTACGTGGTCGAGTGGCAGACTGAAGACGGCTGGGCAGCCACTACCGTGACGGAGAGTTCCGCGACGACCGCCGGTGCGGTTGGTGAGATTCGGGTCCGAGCAGTGTCACAGCGCGGTACGGCGGGCTGGGATTGGGCCCGGGCTGACACGAACTGAGCGGATGGCGCCGGAGTTATTCCGGCGCCATTCCCGTCAGCCACGAGAGAGCTTCGTTACGATCCCTGAACGGCCGGATCTCGAGGCCCGGCGCCTGGGCCCTAGCCCCCGCCTGATTCATCATCCCGAAGACGATGTCGGACGGCGCGATGATGGCGACCCGGGTTATTGAGTCACTGTATTCGGCGAAAAAGCGCGCGCTGTCACCAATTCGTTCGGCTGACTGATGGCGCATGCCAGCGGCGCCCGACATGTCTACGAGGACATGACCAGGCACCGCCCGCTCCGGATCCTCGAGCCCTGCGGCCCCTACGCGGCGAACCTCGTTCGAGGTGTAGTCCCCGTCCACGGTAATGACGAGAGTACCCTCGGTGAGCTTAGAGAAGACAGGCATCGGCTCCCCCTCAGCCCGGTAGCCGCTCAGACGTCGTGCGCCATTCCGCGCCCAACGTCGCCAGCATCTCGGTGAAGAAGGCCAGCTGCGAGGCTTGGTCGGCTGACAGGGGCCCGACCCATCCGCCGGCGGAACCGCGCAGCCGCGCGATGCGTCCACTGAGTTCCTGACTTTCTCTGGCCATATCGCGCACCTTGGCTTCGAGATCAGCAGCGAGTTGGAGTGGGTCGGTGTCGGCATCGAGTCGTCGAGCGACCTGGCCCACCTCGCGACTCAGTTCCTGGGCGCTCATCGCCAGTTCCCCGATCCGAACGAGCGTCTCGGTCCATTGGCGACGAACGAGTGGATCCACATCAATCCGTGGATCCTCTTTCACGCGCAGCGTCTGTTCGTGGGTTATAGCGCCCGCGGAGAAGCGGACCGTGTAGAGACCCGGCACCACCCAGGGCCCGCCGCCGCCACCGAAGCCGCCGCGACCGCCACCGCCACCACCCGCTGCACCGTGCCGGAGATTCCAGACCGCGCGGTTCATTCCACGTTCCGAGCCCCCGTTCACCTGAGCGATTTCCACTCCCATTCCGTCATGAACTGTGATGGATACGTCCGTGCCTGTCGAAGCCAGCCAGTAGTCGAGGATCGCACCGGCGGGTGGGTTCTCACCTTCAAAGATCATGTTTCCGGTATGGGCTCGTTCGTTCCGATACCGAATCTGCTCCGCATCCTCGATACCGAAGAGGTGTGCAGACGTCGCGGCAATGGCCGGTGTCATTTCCTGGAGCGCGTTGACCTGATCGAGGATCCACACTCCGCGTCCATGTGTGCCCAGCACGAGGTCATTATCCCGCGGATGCACAACGAGGTCGTTCACAGCCATGGTCGGCATGCCGCCCTTCAGTTCGACCCAGTTGCTTCCGCTATTCCATGACCACCATACGCCGAACTCGGTGCCCATCCACAGAACCTCTGGGTTCCGCAGGTCTTCTTTCACAGCGCGGATCACGCGTTCGGCAGGCAGGTCGCCCGTGATCGACATCCAGGACATTCCATTGTCGTCGGAGCGCCAGATGTAGTTGTTGTAGT is a window encoding:
- a CDS encoding dipeptidase gives rise to the protein MRRVSYLLMAALAVFAGTVGAQQDPHMAKAMRVLSSTPLIDGHNDLPWAIRQSEVAPHDVEALEHDLRGSTPFHTDIDRLRAGKVGAQFWSVYIPFEAEAEGAAKVQLEQIDIALQIVDKYPDVFELALDASDVNRIFGSGKIASMLGMEGGHAIENSLGTLRAFYAMGVRYMTLTHNGTLDWADAGSDEARHGGLSDFGEEVVREMNRMGMLVDLAHTSPATMNDALDVAEAPVIWSHADARGVHDHSRNVPDQVLRRLPENGGVVMVTFVPSFLTDQPEATIADVADHIDHVAAVAGMDHVGIGSDFDGITSTPVGLEDVSTYPMLFAELSRRGWTEDDLRKLAGENVLRAWQEAETTARRLQLERPPSMATIGANGGISH
- a CDS encoding serine hydrolase, whose amino-acid sequence is MNRPEESLHRLIGGKAAVPGFRERGLDGHIAEAIHTTEVHMLARRLASSASFTAIPLGLALVAVTPALGQAPAGADSVWTDIVMQWESTVEEEGIVGASLALIVDGELTKFETEGSANLSEGHPVDRSTIYHWASITKTFTAIGIMQLRDRGLISLDDPITKYVPELREVHNEYGSMDNITIRHLMSHSAGFRAGTWPFAGGEDWQPHEPTEWSQLVSMIPYTEIEFEPGSKFSYSNPGIIFLGKVIEYVSGDVYEAYIDKNIFRPLGMRRTYFDATPWGLLRFRSNHYFVAEDQVTAGGLDFNTGITVANGGLNAPLGDMGRYLAFLMGSRLEGSDYDAVLSRNSLQEMWNDVVPIGDSPYGTSSMGLSFFLYEQDGHQVVGHTGSQRGFLSYMYFDPIAKIGAISALNTVGLDETGPDSNGLRVAITTRLLNELFPLFRADAAADGGN
- a CDS encoding lysoplasmalogenase yields the protein MTPRLWAVSATVVVLGVLSAQASTGGARRTAATLKMSAATGYVLLALWVGAAESSFGRVMLAGFALCWIGDLLLLVPGRGQAFLCGLAAFLLGHLAYATAFASLGFQVQWAVAAFVLAVPTALWIHTWLISSQLTPRMIWPVRAYIVAISLMLVMAASAFGAGAPLLVPVGAAAFMASDVFVARERFVQPDPLNTGVGLPLYFLAQVLFALGL
- a CDS encoding membrane dipeptidase; protein product: MERRDFVRLAGTAALTPGLATTIDWDRFGGVRHSPLWPGYGDAIVVDALAGPIQFNIPQEGLPLSNAALNAVRGSGITAVNITVNARPTENQSALEATAAKMEAWMAEAERSSDVLSVATTVGDIRAAKGSGRLGLVFGFQDGVPFEDDLDRLDRFYEMGLRIVQPTYNVQNKIGTGCLAPNDSGLTDLGREAVARMEALGILLDFSHCGPQTTIDGIRAATGPVSITHSGCKAVFDHPRSKDDATMRETADGGGVFGVYLMPFLNPAGPPTASDFMDHIDHALDVCGEDHVGIGSDQGIVPLDVSGDFPSRFDAVSAQRSAAGIAAPREDTVPYVPDLNTPRRMETIADMMAARGHADRVIEKVLGTNFVRLFGEVWS
- a CDS encoding pyridoxamine 5'-phosphate oxidase family protein; protein product: MSEEKVGADNAGRDDSRSALRRRDRGKDEPWVRDFMIQAPAGFMATVGEDGQPFLNSNLYFYDQERHCIYLHTHRSGKTRDNVEQVQKVAFSVAAMGRFLPAPEALEFSVEYAGVVAFGIGTIVEDAGECRFALQAILDKYAPHLTPGEDYRPTTDDELKRTAVFRIDIETWSGKQKEVEEDFPGAYALPELVVPFPVRLEQPPE
- a CDS encoding DinB family protein; amino-acid sequence: MTKLPRPEYSEYNEYYRQYVALVPDGDIAVTLRDQLEETITVLEGITPERETFRYAEGKWNIREVITHLMDTERVFAFRALTMAREDGVTLPGMDQNEWTVRSNGGDRPLADLIEEWVAVRRANVHLFASFDGETGARTGIASDSEITVRALPWLIAGHELWHRGLISEHYVEKSM